acaaattcaagaaaataTACGAAATTTGTGAGTACCAGTGGTAAGAGCTTTGACAATGCCACCATGTCTGCCTTTGAAATCTTTAAATACTTCTTCAACATTACGTCCTCCACCTTCCAtatctttcaaaattttaaattgaattacaGTCagtgttaaaatatttttttatagaatgaAAAAActgtatttataatttttttggagtTTTTAATTTCAGTGTTTTAGTCGGATTgggtaattttttttgtttaatgacATTATTTGTTTTAAGAGTATCAAACGACTAGGACTGTCTTTTCATTagtaaacttattttttaaaaagtgaattatattaaaaaaaaaaaaaacttatcataagttgttttaaaattcataaaaaaaaaaaaacaattatgtaTGTTTTCGTCAACTAATATTAGTTTTAAAAGTATGAtcttttttatagaaaaaaataaaagaaaattatgatcagaaatatttaaataaaagattaattcATAAATTGCAGTAAATTGACTTTTCCTTGTTAATGTGATATTGAGTGTTTTACAAAGAGTTTAAAATCCATATCCTTGACTTctcaaaaaaaatccatatccttgtcaaaaaaaattgataatattattaataaaaaatcttACGCTTTCGGAGACTACTTTATTGAGCAAAGTTTTGTCATGATCTCTAAACTTATACATCTGAATAAATTAACTcacatttagttattttaatcgattaaaaataatatttttaaattttaaatcaattcaTCTCAAATTGTATAAACTAGATGCGTTCACGGCTGCAATGATGCAATTTGAAagttaattaatctaaaaataaaaactattatCCCTAATTAATCAATTGTTCCATATATGTAAATTTAGGGACCATGATAACACTTTATTCCTACTTTATACTATAAAAATCATGTTATTCCACATCATATTGCAGTATAGGACAAATACTACATCAGCTACTCCCTccattactttttatttttgacttTAGCTAATTCACTATGATTAATAAAATGATTTAAGAGTAATTTAAATGACTTGAACAATTTTATATTGAAATCTTAAAAGACCAACTATGCTATACATTTTCtttatcttaatttattataaGAGTCTTATCTTAATCTCTTTTTATTGTATAGATTCAAACTCCATTGTCAATTGTCactaacaaaagaaaagaataatATATATTGGGTGACTAATACTTTATATCTTGGTTAAATAACAAggataacaataaaaaaaggaCATAAATATCTTTggagataaaaaatttaatgaacTGAATGCAAACATGAATATAGTCACAGCCAAATTGGAAATTTATGTTCAAAATGACATCAATTCACAAGTATTTTACAACcacataaaaaaacaaacttcaATACAGCTAAAAATCAGACTTTTCTCTAAAGATTTCAAGCCATGAAACAAATAAAGTTTAATTTCAGAAGTAACTGAGCCAAGGATGACTTCCCAAAGGAACATTAGCAGTTGTGTCTTGCACACACTGCTAAAACGGGTTCACAGAAGAACCGGAACATGATGATGGCTTCCGCCGACATGCATACCAGCCGAGTGTCCTTGTAGGGTCCCCAGAAAGTGAGAGGGGTAGCCTGAGAATTTGAATTCTGGCTGCTGCTGGAAGATATCATCGCCATTGGACACACTCGTGACCTCGGAGCAAGAAGTGGTAGAAGCACCGTCTCTGTGATGTTCATGCTGCTGATGAACTTCAGATTCCGATATGTTTCCGGCCAAATAAAGATGTGTGCCTGCACCATCCAGTCCATGGCTTGTGGGAATAGAATCAGATTCCTGAAGCTTTTTGGCATTGAGAAACCTCCCTCCAGTACCTCTAGCCCTCCTCAATGCATGAAGATGACGCGATTCATGAAGGTACGGCTACAGAAATTTCAGATAATGCTCCATCATTCAAACAACCATATCCCTGTACTAGTATGGCTCGGTAGCACCAGCATATGTAACAGGACAAGCAAAATCGTAAAGCACATACCTTACGAGCTTTAATGAGCTTGTTTTGAGCCTCGAGCTTAGCACGGTACCTTCTCCTCCTGAGAATTGCAGCATACTGTTTTGCGTTGACATAAGTGGGTTCATCTTCTGTAAATACAGGAGGTAGTGGCACGCGAGAAGAGGCCATTCCAAACATCTGGGAATGATGAGTTTGCAAAAATTTCAACAATAGCAACATGCCTTAAATAAACATGCGAGTCGTTAAGAATGAGAAAAGTTCAGATTCTGATAcaagatttaattaaatatcaacCATCATCCATACAAGCAAACAGTTATACTCATATTGTTTAACCATTTCTGCATAAATTCCTTGAAAACTCAGCACAAAGCAAGTTCTGGGAGCATAAGTAACTTTTCCGACCTTAAAGGatcaataaaataagaaaagcaaaaaagaataaaaactaAAGGAGATGCTTAGTtataaaggaaaataaaataatatggcATCACAGTATGGATTTCCTTTCTAAACATTGGAATGTAGTCAGGGTGGACATAATATCTTTGagcaaaatcaatttaaaatgacaaataatctGGAAAGAAAAGGGAAGTTCTAGAGTTCCCGAATCAATTGACAGTGCAGGGCTTAAGTGACTGTTGTGGTCAGgaatacgaaaaaaaaaatagcacaTTTCGATAGGACTGCAAGACTCGAGAGAACGTTATCTAGTTTTCATTTATAGCTGACTCAAAAGAATCAAGACTGTATTGGTATCACAAGAATTTCAAACTTTATTTTACTTCAAACAATCTAGCTCTAGAAGCACTAGCAGCTCAATCCACAAAAGACAATTTCactaatgtttaaaacaattatCCCTACTCCCTAAATTCAACAGAAATCATAAATATAGTCTTTAATAAAACTTGTAGATGTTCGGTTAATTCTACCACTTGAATATAGGCTTGGTTTTGAATACTAAAATATACTCCATAGTTTCTCGATAGAATTTGCATAGTGAAAATCATGTTTTTGGAAGCAGTATATTCAGTGACTGACCATTGTTTGAGGTCCATAACCTGCCAGTACTCCACCATAGTATTGTTCAGCAAAATGGAATGGGACACGGGCCTGAGATGGGAAGAAAATATAAGATTTCATTTATTCTCACAAACCACAGAACAAAATCAAGTATCAACTTACAAATGACTGGATATAGTCAACTTGAGAAGGGACGATAAAATCTTGTATTTCCATTGATGACACTAATTTGGCATGGCCTCCGTCGGCCTTCTGATGAGTTTCATTAAATCCTAACCAGCCACAATAAATAGGAACTTATCAGCAAATAGTGACAAAGTATGTCCACTAATTGAATGAAAGAAGGGGACAATACGCAAACACAATTATGCGCTAAATAAATAATCTGATGGTTTAATAGCAAGTGCTCGAGAAACACATACATGATAACAGTAACCAATAAGCCATCAAATAGATCATATGAacttattaaagaaaaaaaattacaatttgcTAGATTGATATTTAACAAAAAGCATGTATCTCGTGGGCACCACAAATACCAGAGAACTGTAAAAGTTTCATTCAGTTCAACCTTCGTGATATACTAAAGGCTAAAGGACAAATAAGATAAACATGAACAGCTGATTTTTCGAACTACATGTTTTATACATGCCTACCTTTTCCCATGCTACCCACTTCAGGGTAAGATTCACCAGTCGACTGTGTTGAAGAAGAATCTTGGTCTTGAAACTGTAACGACGTCTTCTTGGAGCCATAAAAATGCTGTTGCGGAACTCCCATTGTCAAGCCTAAACTTTCAGATAAAGATGACCGATGAACTGTTGATTCTGCAGAATTCCCAAGTGACTGGCAATCAATAAAGTACATAGAAGTTGAATCGGAAGAACTCATACGGTCATACCAGAATCTTTCTTGCACAAGTTTCGCATTTTCATAAAGAAATATGTTCAACAAATTGCAAAGTAGTAAAACTCACCGAGACCTTCAAAGATGACTAAGGTTGTACTCTAGATCCTTTATCGACCCGCCTAAAATCCAGTTAAAATCTGCCACATAATACGCGATTTCAATTGAATACACTACCAGAATAACAGTACAAtagttttttcttcttttttcatcCTAAACAGTAAATACTCTGGAATTCTGAAAACAAACAAACTAATAAACAGGATAACAAAAAAatacgagaaaaatccaagaCAAAGCATGCATttcaaaaaccccaaaaataaAACTGCCAAGAAATGCACAAAATACAGAAATTATTATAAGTTTATAACAATTGAAACATGCAAGTCTCATTACTCTATGCTTTTGTTGACTATTCAATCATCAATGTAGAAACCAAAACTTAGTAAATAGCAAAAGACGGCCGACACAAAGAATCCAGGACATGCAACAGAGGATTCACTATTCTGATTAGATAAGATTCTAAGCCATCTCATGCAAAAACCAATTCCTGAAAATTAGGAACAAATCAAATAACTACAACATAGATCACAGTAAGCATAGAATCTGATCATTCAAAATCCAAACTTCAAGCAACTAAATATCTGATCAGAATTCcaatactaaaaaaaaaacatgaactcaCAGCACACATGCAAAACCAAGAACTAAAGCGTTGGTCAACAATTTGCTAGGTCGTGAATTCAATTCTTACCGCAGATGCTTCCCCTCcacaattatcaaataaaaaaaaactcaaaaacaaattcaaaacacTCCACACAACATTAACACAAACTAAACCAATAATTCTAACACAAAGAACAAAACCTTCATCGtccaaaatataaataaaaaagccCCCACTTCACTTATCAACTTCCATAACACAATAATGAATCATTCAACTAAAAAAACTggataaaaacaacaaaatttacAGAAATGAAccttaatatattataaataccctcttcaaaaacaaaactaaaaccCCTTAACCCactaaagaaaattaaaaaccaaacataaaaaaaatataaagctcCCACCTTTTCTTTATTTCTCTATACATATCAGTTAAATATAGTTTCTTTTGGTTAATATCTTTCAGTACAATACAAAAACTGAAACTTTGCTTACACCATcagcatcatcatcatcaaaaaGCTCGAATCTTTTTTCACCATCACCACCAATTACCTCCACCCGGCCACCGGAGACACCATTCCTAAAACTACTGACTCTTTACATTAATGCATAAATACAAAAtgggttcaatttttaaatgatttttgttgGATTTAATTGGCAATTAAGTAGGTCTGGTGTTTGTCTTTTAGCAGTGATGCTATGCTACAGTCTTTTATGATGATTTCATTTACTGAGTTCAGTTTTAGTagtaaaatatttgaatttgtagTATTCTCTCTTTTGCCCTTAGCCGCCtgcttatttacacttttgggattatagtaattaaatattaatgaaTCATTATCCACTCTCTTATTTTTAATTCTCTATGTACTTttgctaatattttttaaaagtggtAGTTGATTTTGATGAGATGTCAAACTCAATACAtggttataatatttaattagatggATGATTACATGATATAATTTAGTGATGATTTGAGACTAATGTTATTATAAAGATTAATACCCAAATTTTTCATAAgtatcaattatataaattgaattttgatggtgattcatattttatttacgAATATGGACTAATGATTTTATACTCCATAACTTTATGGATAAATTCATCGTAATTGGGACTAAATATTTTTTCGGTATACTATGACTGGAGGACTCGAATTATAAGGAATTGCTACTCACGTACTATTGTCATCGTATAATCTATAgttatattttatagtaatcatcaatttaatttaaaatgactCACTAATTTATGCTGATGGGTCATTTAATTGTGTATTATTCTTTCATTGAACATTAGgtttaaaaaaaagtacatttttcataaatagttttaattaatttagtttatctCATTacttttataagaaaataaataataagtgCACATTAAAGATTAACCAATTGTATACATTGTGaccaataaaattataatccaAATGGTTGACAGCGGTGCAGCAAACTATTAGATCGTGGTTCAAATTTTTTCACAAACACTTCCCATTATCAAAAACAAAGTTGTATACATTGTCTATTggcctaataccttaaaaaaccccgaccttttagccccttttcaatcataccctgacgttgtaaatttgtcaattttaccctattttgcatttttgtgtttcaattgtaccctaaaatattaaattaatgccttttttatttgaaaaaaatttaaaaacattctccacgtctaatatatattaattgcatgtttttaaaatttatttaaattttgttaaattaattaggaatttaaattagtgttaatttgattatggtttttaattagtttttaaaaataaaggacttatttgtacttttttgaatacaaaagaatttaatttcatctttatacttagttaattgaatgatttcatcatttaagtaaaaaaattaataaaagttaaaaaattggggtacaattgaaaacggaaaattcaaaagtgggtaaaattgacaaatttgcaacgtcagggtagaattgaaaaaaacattaaaggtcggggttttttgagtgattaggccttgtCTATTAGCTAGCTAAGAAATTATTaaatgtgtttttttaatttaataatgagtTTTTCTGGGcggattttaattataaaatgtagcttttaatttttttatattttatgtctTTTCACTTGAGTAAGATAGATCTTTTTACAGTGAGCAAACCTCTAATCTCACTTTTAAACCGTTATAGTGTGGTTTTAATCAAGCATAAATTAAAAACTGGATTACTAAAAACCGCGATTTTTTACTACTCACCGCCCCCACACATTACCTTTTTACCCttttctttaacaaaaaaaaaacaaatcctctTAATTCATTCAAACCTATCAAATGAATATCATATTCAACGGTGTAAATGTTAAATTCCGGAGGAGATAGAGGTCAGGAATTGCCAATAAacattctattttattttatttttatcgttttaatgttttttaaaaaatattctggGGGGACGTCCCCGGTTCGCGTCAGCCAGGAGGACGGACGTCCTTAATCGGCGTCCGTCCTCCGGGCTGATGCGAGCCGGGGACGTCCCCCGAAAATTGGAATGTGAAAATGGGAGACGTCCCTTTATGGGACGTCCCCCAGACGAGAGACGTCCTAATGGGGCGTCTAAGGACGTCTGCCCATCTGGGCCGACGCCCCCAGTTGGCATCGGTCTATATGGGAGTTAATAAAAAACATTGAAAAACGCTGATTTTACGTTGGAAAAGTCGGAAAAAAAGAGTTGCGAAATGTCGATACTCGTTACTTGACGAATTGTAACCGTTATTCGTCATTTTAATCGACGTATTTGAATGTGATTGagagttttttttaaagaagggcaaaaaggtatttttttaaGGGTTGTGTCAAGTAATTAGGGGCGCGCGAATAGTAAAACCCATTAAAAAATGCCTCACCAACTAACATGTGCTCCTAGGATATTTAAATGAGTTTTACCGTACATGTTGTGTAACATAATAATTTCACTtcatctatctatctatatttatattatatataacagCACGGATGGAGGGGGACATGCATATTTACATTAATgtgtttttcatttataaaatttaattattaattaaaaattattaaaataatcattaaaattagagtactaactaaaataaactctTATATTAAGATAAGTTCgggtaataaacaaaatatactATTATGTCGAGATAATTGtatagagtactaattaaaatagactactttgactatttaatgattactattaattatttgttaattgtatagaattctaaataagataaactatttcaataaattactattttaatttttactttatattttctattaaaattatatataattataaaatttgagttctaattaattttttttaaacaattaaaataattatctaaattttttaataagataaactatttcaaattaattattattttaaattttatttaataatttggcgagtcacactacgagtcgCGTGTAAAACACGTAAAGCGATACTAATGTACATAAAAATGTAGAAATTATAGGCaggaaaataatatttgtacaattcatattttttataaattggaaTGAAATAATTCAAATTCTAGGAGCATTGTTCATTTAGTAACCTATCACAAAACAATTGATTAAGCATTTAATAAAGGCCTGATCATTAGAAAATGTCCAACTTCTtcgatttttattgtttatgatttaatattttaaaatctctAATCTagctaatattttaatttttaattttaattataactagttgtttaaattagaaatgaaaaaaaattcgtatttggaatttttaatgataaaaaaatgcaataaTATGAAGCAATTTAaggaatatatttataaaaaattattctaatttgTACAGCTGGTtacaattgaaactaaaaattaaaattaattaaaattgatgatttaaaaGTTCggaacataaacaaaaaaataaataataaaagtgcgatatttttagatgattaaaCCTTTAATATAccctataaaaataaaacatttgatGTTccattaaaagtttaaaaataattattttcattattagttattaaaaaatatcaaatatttttttaatcttttcatatgtatatataaatacgtcaattttttatattattaatttataatgatttatttaaaaaaattaaaagatattttaaaatatgaataatttaacgataattaaaaaatcaatcttTTACGAAAGTAtaacttctttttatttttttaaaatggagaaataattattaataaattaaaaattaattattcaatataTAAATTAGCATTCTTATAtaattccaaatttaaaataaatttatatatcttcaattggaaaaattaatttagaaaaattataatttccataataaaataaaagtgaattttaagCAACAAATGTTCAAAAAACAGAGCCTTAATTTTGCTTCCCTAGAACCAACCAACAACAGCTATGCAAAGAATAAAGGCGACACTCTTTTTACTACTTTGCCCCTTCCATACACGAATTATTACTTCATACCCCTACCAGTATTTACTTCTGTTTTTTTCTCATGCAATATATGAATTCTAGAACATTCGGAGTGCACTGATTGGTTCGCATTCAGATTTATGTGTGGCTTAGTGCAATTTTGATCCTCGATTATATCACTTTGTTATGTATTACTCCTCAACTATTATAATTTtccattttacatttaaaattataccttttttttttttatcaatttaacctCCAAAGAACgtaattttatcttattatcaCTTCTCATCTGCTAACATGGAAAAATATATACATTCAAATGTAATTGAACACgtcaattaatttatttcacctactaattatattatttttattctattgtactcgttaataattattttaatctaccacatcttttaattttaatttttgactgATTCTTCTTTTTAACTGCTCAATTTTATAATAGTAGCTTTCACTCATATTAGTTTAACTTTAAACAAATGGTCATAATTACACAGAATCAAATATTATAATCTGAtgtgtaataaaaaaaaattgaagcaaTATCTACTAAAATATACTCCAAGCTCTTAtacctttgttaaaaaaataaaaataaaataaggtcTTATAGGTGGGTTCCgtaaaaaaaatgagagaaaattttagattatatattactgCTTATGAAATGTGTACAATACtcttttcatttcatttcatttcaatagatgttttaagttatatttttattctaatttatttaacGTTTTCAATTAACTACCTTGCAAATGAGTGTTGGCCCGGTTGGCAACACTCGTGTTGCATCTTTCAGAGGATGTGGGTTCGACCCATCCTTTTACACTCAGTAAgctgaattaaaaaaatgaataaaccTGTTAACTCCCGCTAACACTTAATCTAGTGTAATTCtgcatttgataaaaaaaaattaatcacctTTTAAAATATACGAAGCCAACACAAATTTGAGAAAGTTATAATAAGGatagaatatatttttacaCATATactaattacattttttaatctatatgCATAATCCTAAAATCTCAATTAAAGTAGAATTAAGGGAGTAGTATGTTAGAGATAAaagtgaaattttaatttattgtacTACACTTTACCTTCTCACTTttgtttaaaacaattttttttcatctATATCCAAACaacataaaaggaaaaaaaatcaaaatacattttatattattttcattcCTCTCATTTTCTTTCCgtcctttgttttttttttcaaataaaggTTATAGTTGGTTCCGCCGGTGATATATACAAACATTCGGTATTAAAATTAAATGGATTTAAAATACAATTCGACAATATTGTAAGATAGTTACCCAACAATTATATGATTAATTATGTCATTGTTggagttaataaaaatatacaggAACGTAATGGTAACAACATTGTTTTTAGAGAcatgataaaattgataaagtCAATAATTTTATAGGTTCATTGACTCATTTGTCATAACTTTAGGGGCTTTTTATAAGTAGAAATCAAAATGATATGCTTGAAGAAGAAGTTTACATAGCTACTCAACTTTAGTATTCCATGACCAAAAAAATGGCCCCTTTTACATCTGTTTCTTTTGAAAAACATAGCTTTAATAACAAGCTAGGTCATAGGGAGGGGTTAATAACACATGATTTAATTTCATAAAGCATTTATTTAAGGGTGATATGACCTTGTGGATAAAGTGGAAGAAAATAAGTT
This window of the Mercurialis annua linkage group LG5, ddMerAnnu1.2, whole genome shotgun sequence genome carries:
- the LOC126681177 gene encoding nuclear transcription factor Y subunit A-3-like is translated as MGVPQQHFYGSKKTSLQFQDQDSSSTQSTGESYPEVGSMGKGFNETHQKADGGHAKLVSSMEIQDFIVPSQVDYIQSFARVPFHFAEQYYGGVLAGYGPQTMMFGMASSRVPLPPVFTEDEPTYVNAKQYAAILRRRRYRAKLEAQNKLIKARKPYLHESRHLHALRRARGTGGRFLNAKKLQESDSIPTSHGLDGAGTHLYLAGNISESEVHQQHEHHRDGASTTSCSEVTSVSNGDDIFQQQPEFKFSGYPSHFLGTLQGHSAGMHVGGSHHHVPVLL